In Pangasianodon hypophthalmus isolate fPanHyp1 chromosome 13, fPanHyp1.pri, whole genome shotgun sequence, the genomic window atggcatTTCGAGTTTTGTTTTGTAAGCCTTGTCTGTGTACGTCGAAGCCGTTTCCGTTTTGAAAAAGAGACCCAGTGAGTTTGCAATGAAAGTCATGGCCACACTGCTTCTACAGGGACTCAGGTGGCCAACATCCAGGCCATTAACTCTTCATAGGTTTTACTCCAGCTGCAGAACATGTACACAGCTGTTCACCAGAGGAACCTGCACTCAGGTGGGCTATCATATTTCTGCAgataaaagctgtgtgtaacCCTACACTTGTTTGTTATTACGTGCTGATATGATatgttatgatatgatatgatcatttgtgtttgtgcagctgAATGTAGCCTTCACATGCAGAAGTCCTGTATTTCCCAGTGTGAGGACACTGTCTTCTGTCCCTCCACCACCTTCATCAGGCAACAGATCTACAGAGAAGAAGACTGGTGTAAGCATCCATGCAATCAAATCATCTGCTGGAAGATATaaaccatgttaccaaaaaaaaaaaaaaaacaactgttaGAAAAGATCATGACaaagagttttgtttttgtgtgtgtgcatgttttcagTGTCAGTTATTTACATGCTATTTATCGTTAGTCATAATCTCTTTTTATTATACACCAGGTCTAAGTGTTTTACTTAGGAAAAGCATGTCATGATGTAATTTATCAGATGTATCACTTCTAGTTATTATACACTAACATAGCACACATCCTGTGTTATGCAAACCATTTTAGTTCATTAAAGAGTGGCATGTCGTCAGCTAGACATGTAGCTGTTAAGCAGATACCACTATACTGGGTTTGCACTTACAGTACGTAAAGTGTATTTTCTCCCTTATCCAGCTGCGTTTTAGGTTTTACATTGTGATGTATTATACGTAGTGAGATTTTGAACCGTAGTCTCTTGCTTCTCTGTGTATATAGCCAGTCACATGGAAATCTCTCGCTGTCACATGTGCCTTGGGTGGGACTCTTCTTCTGGGCATGAAATActtcaaaaaagagaaagaggaaagtaAGGGTTTGACATTTCTTTCTCGTCCGTTACCTAAATTAACAGGTTTGCCTAAATCTAAAGTTTTTGGATATGAGTACTCTTGGAAATGTGTATTGTTTTTggtattaatatattattagctGATTTGTTTATTGCATTTCAGTTTGTGACGTACCATGAAACCGTTCATGCAGAGAACGTAtaaagggtgtttttttttttttttcctggtatagagtttgagagagagagaaccaagTCTTTAGGGAAACCAGCCCTTGGAGGTCCATTCTCTCTTATCGATCACAACAATAAACCTTCAAAAAGTGAAGATTACCTCAGCCAGTGGGTGCTGATCTATTTTGGATTCACACACTGTCCCGATATCTGTCCTGATGAACTGGAGAAAATGATTGCAGTCGTGGATGAAATTGGTAACGTCTTTTTAAGCACCACTTGATTCCACTTGACATAAAGTTGATTTACTTGCTGTCAAGAGTGATAGTTTTCATGTCTTTTTCATACAGACAGGATAAAGACACTCCCCAATTTAACACCAATTCTGATCACAATCGATCCAGAAAGAGACACACCTGAGGCCATGGCAGCATATGTCAAAGGTAAACGTTTGGCTTCTGTCTCTTTGTACAGCATcctcaggggtggacaaattatGACTTCATTAAATAACCCACCAGGCCAGTAAAATCTCCAGCAtactgcccagtcccatgttaaGCTTCCCTGGAAACTGTATTAGCTAGGCTAAAAGGTGCTAGCTAgcgtaatgtaataatgtatggcTAGcttagtgcattaatacagactaagggaacAGAACAAACATCGTATCTGCAATctcaaaaaaaattcagcaaatTGTTGGCCAGTGTGTTTGTTATGAGATTTGCTGTTCTATCATCTCACTTAATAACACTGAAAAGATATTTTTCTAGTTCGGCTAGCgtctttatttctcttaataTGTCTAAAGTGACTGTTACTTATAGCGGAAGAGTTACATGACAGCTTCACGCTGTATCTTATTTtcgtgttcctgattctgaaaagatgaTCTA contains:
- the LOC113527977 gene encoding protein SCO1 homolog, mitochondrial, which gives rise to MKVMATLLLQGLRWPTSRPLTLHRFYSSCRTCTQLFTRGTCTQLNVAFTCRSPVFPSVRTLSSVPPPPSSGNRSTEKKTGPVTWKSLAVTCALGGTLLLGMKYFKKEKEEKFERERTKSLGKPALGGPFSLIDHNNKPSKSEDYLSQWVLIYFGFTHCPDICPDELEKMIAVVDEIDRIKTLPNLTPILITIDPERDTPEAMAAYVKEFSPKLIGLTGATEQIEQVSRAYRVYYSQGPKDEDNDYIVDHTIIMYLVGPDGKFVDYYGQNKKSAEISSSIASHMRKHRQAK